Below is a genomic region from Ciona intestinalis chromosome 14, KH, whole genome shotgun sequence.
TTTTCCCATTCTTTAATCTTCGCAGCCGTAATCATTTAGACAACAAAGTTGTTattacagtagagtgggggaatatgggacacattttcattttgtttgctcgtcccatttggtagtaaacaaataacattcaaagacttataaaaccgtatcctcaagacaaccatagaccgttgttaattgtttaaaacccgatcggaatattttgatattctgtgctaaaggtgtcccatcttaccccaccctactatattattataaagtagTTTTAGTTGTCTATATCTTCACGGAGCAATACTTGGGCTGTGGCTACTGTTCCTGTAGTGCTGTAACAAGAAACAATGTTTGTAAGATTTTATACACGACATACATGGtatgagttataacatggatgtgtTCTCACCTTGATTTGGTATTTCACTTTTTCTTGGCGAGTACAAAATCATGATAACAAAAGCTTGTATGTTCCACAGGTAGAACGTGATAGTGTATAAACCAGAGCAACTGGAACCCTGTGAAGCATTTAGAATAATCGTGAGATTACAGGCCAACTGGCGTGCTATGAAGTAAAACCGCTAccgtatagaatagaaaccctattattaagtgtctataaactgcctcagtggagtctagatggtagcaccctgggtgttggggtaaaggggtaatatacctacatggctcactgaagaccttacCCTAATAGAAtggaatttttattattggGTGTTTATAAACCGCTTCAATGAGAACTAGacggtagcaccctgggtgttagtGTGATAGACAAGCACGCCATCTCTATATGTCTCGCCGTAGGACCCAACGAATATTTCACAGAACCTATCAGCATGGGCGTAATACAATCTAATACTTCACCTTAACATCCATCTTGTATATCTCAGTAAGGATTGAGTAAATGACCGTTACAACATCCGTGATGATGAAATGAATGATCAGCAGTCGTAACCTCATGGTTAAGGGTAAAACCCCACAAACAGAAGTATCAGATGCGGAAATAAACGATGCTGCTTCGGCGAAGAGGTTTGCAAGCAAGTAGCCAAACATAACCACACCAAGGAAAGCTTCTACCAAATTGAGTGTGAGGTTTATATTAAATGGGTTGGCGAGTACAAGTCCTTGTATTGTGAGGTTTGCTACAGCTTGTAAAGATAAGAAGACGCATATTGTTCCAATGTAGATACGGAGACGTAGTTGACGCTTTGGGTGATTGTTGACCTGTGTGTACGAGAGcttaataaagtaatttaacttgttttagcGTGACGAGGCAATGAGAGTCGTAACAACATAGATGTTTTGTTAAtgcacttcatgctcactgtcaaattataacatgaatgtcttcttatacaccagacacacatgatgtattcatacacctcatgctcactgtcaagttataacatggatgtcttcttatacaccagacacacatggtgtattcatacacctcatgctcactgtcgagttataacatgggtgtcttcttatacaccagacacacatggtgtattcatacacctcatgctcactgccgagttataacatgggtgtcttcttatacaccagacacacatggtgtattcatacacctcatgctcactgtcgagttataacatgggtgtcttcttatacaccagacacacatggtgtattcatacacctcatgctcactgtcgagttataacatgggtgtcttcttatacaccagacacacatggtgtattcatacacctcatgctcactgtcgagttataacatgggtgtcttcttatacaccagacacacatggtgtattcatacacctcatgtttacTATTAAGTTACATAAACCACCTTATGTTGATCCATAAACACAACCCAGAAGATAAGAAGCGCAGCATAGTTGGCTTGTGTAAGAAGCCTAATGATAGCAAGTAGCCATCCAGCATCAAAGAACATTACGATAAGCTCGAATGGGAAATCCACCAACGCTGTTGTAATGCCGAGTAATATGATGGACCTGGATGGTATAAATACGTTAAGACGGGGGGATTATTATTCGTCATGTTAAAGACAAGGAAGGCAAGTCAACTTTTAGGCAACATTGTTTTTACCATGGAAATACTGCTAAAATTTCCAGGTAGAGTTGGATAACTCTGGTCTACGTCCGAGGTCCGCTGGTATGCCCATAAGGCCCCACCCAAAGTATACAAACTATGAACTtatctatatagaatagaatgtgcatatacactGTTGGGTTAATGGGTCCACTTTATggactaaatcccaggtcccatggtgtgccttgctgtaggacctcacccatatagaatagaatgtgcatataaaCTGTCAAACCAGATTACAATGCATATAAATTAAGTACTGATGTAAAACACCTGTGTAACGCTGTTTTAGATGGCAGATGTGATATTACGTTGTGAAACCAGAATGTTGTGATCAACAATATCAGGGTGGGAACCAAACGTATTCCAATAAATGTTAAAGTGAATCTCTTTGTTTGGAAGATCGCCTGGAAATGTACAATAATTAGACTTATTGTAACTGTAAAAATTCAGTAGAtcatgaagttggacgattctcgtaaGCAAACAGCCGTCAGAACTAAGTATATATGAAAAACATAACCAATATTAATGAAGTCAAACCGGTTGTATTCTGTgagatagtagggtggggaagaccggacactttaacacaaaatatccaaatatcctgctcgtgttttaaccaatttacaacggtctatgggagtcgtgaggatacggtttttataattctttaaatgttctttgtttgctacctaataaaacgaaaaaatagaatgaaaatatgtcccatctttccccaccctatcaTATATTTCTTCATATAATACATTTAAGGCTCGTACTCCTCATTCTCactgtaaaattttaacaccTTTGCATTAATCTTTAGTATCTTGGCCTTGGGTGAGAAATTCCTAGGGAAGGTTACCACCATCATGTATTGATGGTAAGTGACAGGTTCAAGGCGTAAGAGTTGGGTTGAATTGCACAAAGGCTGGTTTGAACATCCGTTGCTTTCTAGATACACTTCATTAGTAGATTGGTGAAGAAGTTTCCATGTGTTATCCTCTGGTGCTGTGTATAGCTTGGATGTCATCGTTGTCTTCAACCTATCCACTGTAGATAACACACAATGGTTTAAATCTTGTATTTATGGGATGTTGAAGCAATGTAAATGTGGATACGTGGGATGGTAATCCTCTTTTACGTCGCGTTacatcacccataaagttacaaacgAGGTAaattgtaagcgggcacgaggtgtatgaaacagaacacccgtgttattacgactggcGTTGCCTGCTAtgcgaggacaaataagttacatacgcagTAACTAGTAAGGacgcacgaggtgtatgaacactcgtgttataataacgactgttgcaGCCCCGCCACGAGgaagattttataaataagttacattcaaccaGCAATGTACCCAAATCACAATCACCCCAGTTTACCTTGAGTGTTGTTGGCCCCCGCGTAGTTGATTTCCAAATACACCATCATAAACCTCATCCATTTAGTAATAATCAATCCATCTTGAAGACCCCCAATGCGAATCCAGTATTTCACATCTTGCTGGTTGTATTTAACATTACTGAGATCCTAAAAGGTATAAAGAAAATATCCTGAAAGGTGTGATAACATCATTACActgttggggtgatgggccaaatctggcctaaatcccaggtcccatggcatgccttactgtaggacctcacccatatagaatagaatgtgcaaatacaatgttggggtaatgggccaactctggtctaaatcccaggtcccatgacatgcctcactgtaggacctcacccatatagaatagaatgtgcatatacaatgttggggtaatgggccaactctggtctaaatcccagttcCAAggcgtgcctcgctgtaggacctcacccatatagaatagaatgtgcatatacaatgttggggtaatgggccaaacctggtctaaattccaggttccatggcatgcctcactgtagaacctcactcatatagaacagaaGTTCTTATTGTTCAACACAACAGTTCTATGGTGTCGGATCAAACACAtttattccttgtttacttaCATGGACTTGACATTCACTTAGTTCAACGACGCCTAACGATTCGTTGCTGATACAATGTGAGCCttgttgtgacgtaacaaacgtaGTTTGTGGTGCTGAAATAAAGTAGAACGTTGATTTATGATGTTATAAGTAGCATTCATTGCGCTTCTTGTAACTAGATTTAATCTATATTATACGTTATGTCTGATGTTGCTAATTGTGGAATATAAAGAGTTATACAGTcacaatatattattgtatatttatgaTATTCGTCTGTAGAATAAATGTAGcgtactttatcctcgcgtggccggaaaacgacagtcgttataacacgggtgtgctgtttcatacacctcgtgccagtttgcGAGTTgggggtgattgttttctttaGATTTGTCATGTATATGGCTGTTAATttaggcaacccattagtgaccatagggttggagcaattaccgttaagtgtcttgcccaaggacacatatgcccacagtGGTTGTAGCGTCGagccctgaacccattacctctggctCTGGGTtgcaggcaggcgcgctaaccgtTTGGCCAAGGCGCCGTGAATAATACCAGTGTCTCTCGGTTATAATGCAATCGCGTACCTACTGAGACTTGCAACGGTATAAGAAGGAACCGTAAAAGAGAAACATGAAACATCTTATACATACACTAAGCTTATGTCAACTCACCTACGACGCTGCCGAGTATTATGAACACAACAAATAGAACAACGTAAGCTGACGATGCGACGATCAGCTGTTTCAAAGTCAAGTTGATTTTCAAACGAATATCATCCATCTAGAAAGCTATAGATGCAGTAATACACAACGCTCGGTTAAATATCTGtgtgtaatgaatgaatgaatttagcgttgcaacgacagtcgttataacacgagtatTCTGTTACCTATTGcccgctaacgagttaccacgtgtatAACTTTCTGGATAATTTGGgacacattagtgaccagtAGATTGGGGCAATTGTAGTCGtgtgtcttgctcaagaacacATGCGCCCAAAGCAAATTATCTTATACGAAATGGTTATATAAAGTAACTGCCGCCTGTCTGTTTTGACTTTCTGCCAAATACGCTAAAGGTACAGTCGTAAGACTCCCAATAGCTTTCAACAAAAAGTTATGTGCTTATACACCTCTTACATAAACTATATGTAGCGTTACTGCCGTAGGACTCTGTTTATTTAACGCCTAATGTTGCATTAATCTACAGATTTAaatacaacccattagtgagcGTTGGaatggagcaattgcagttaagtgtcttgcccaaggtctATACTCTATGTAACTCCCTAAACTGTCTAGTATATTTGCTGTAGGGTCaataaattttcaacaaaaaggTCTACACCTTTCTACATACACACGATATGTAGCGCTACTTACACACCGTGCTTGCTAAACACATTATGTTGCCATACCCTGCATCACCGAAGGGCAAGCAGAGATGATTTTACGCTTAAATTGCAGCCAGTAAATCGTTACCGCTTATCTAAATTACATGCCATGTATTTTATCACAGGCTTAATCAACCACATCTAACTTGCAAAGCGGAATTCGACGCGGTATGACGTATACCTGGTGTTATTACTAGCTCGGTATAAGCAACTGTGGTATTTTACATGCAAATGGTTTCATGTTGTTAAAAGTGCTAAATATAGAAGCGATATCGCATGAAAACGAACCGTGGGCTTATGCTATGGCTGTTAAAACAAGATTGGGAAATGTGGGACATTATGTGTTAACgttttccatcttaccccacaatactatatattggTTTTTGTTACCATATTCTAAGAGACCATAGAATAAACGGCACCCTGTGAACAAGTGATAAGCAGTGTTGATACCAATACGTTACATAAACACAGCATACGATTCGCTCACGGGAGAATGAACTTTCAACCTCCGCTAACGTTGTATAAACTGTAGTTGCGGCGTCgaagtaaaaacaaactaaacttGAAGCTAAACCAATACAAACCCGCACTAACATTATGGTtggtataaataaactgtacAACCCGCTAAAATTAGATAGGCGTGTGAACGTATATGGCATATATAAGTATGTATACACCAGTGCATAACatagatattatatgttataaatacaaaattaatgtaaaatgcGGACggaaaaaatctaaaactgttaaaaaatgtaacattttttccgcttaaatattaaattagaaacccttaaaaaaaattataaagtggACCATCTTGCCTCgcgtaccatcttaccccaccctacattAAATACTAAATGTAACATGTGGTCTGAATAAAACTGTGAGTGTGGAATAATTATGTATCCTTACATTTTGACCACAGCACCTGTGTTCTGTTATCGTTATAAttcatacagtagggtgggggaagatccCATTCAgtgaaaaacaaagaacattctaagaataacaaactgtatcctcacggcttccatagacggttgttaattgtttaaaacacgatcaggatatttcgatattatgtgctaaagttgtcccgccttccccaccctattataccaCATTACTATACATGTTACACTGTGACttctaaaaacaatcacctttACAATATTTGAGCTGCTTTATTACCAAACAGAAGTTACCA
It encodes:
- the LOC101242312 gene encoding protein wntless homolog A-like, which translates into the protein MDDIRLKINLTLKQLIVASSAYVVLFVVFIILGSVVAPQTTFVTSQQGSHCISNESLGVVELSECQVHDLSNVKYNQQDVKYWIRIGGLQDGLIITKWMRFMMVYLEINYAGANNTQVDRLKTTMTSKLYTAPEDNTWKLLHQSTNEVYLESNGCSNQPLCNSTQLLRLEPVTYHQYMMVVTFPRNFSPKAKILKINAKAIFQTKRFTLTFIGIRLVPTLILLITTFWFHNVISHLPSKTALHRSIILLGITTALVDFPFELIVMFFDAGWLLAIIRLLTQANYAALLIFWVVFMDQHKVNNHPKRQLRLRIYIGTICVFLSLQAVANLTIQGLVLANPFNINLTLNLVEAFLGVVMFGYLLANLFAEAASFISASDTSVCGVLPLTMRLRLLIIHFIITDVVTVIYSILTEIYKMDVKGSSCSGLYTITFYLWNIQAFVIMILYSPRKSEIPNQALQEQ